A genomic stretch from Heptranchias perlo isolate sHepPer1 chromosome 28, sHepPer1.hap1, whole genome shotgun sequence includes:
- the mrm3a gene encoding rRNA methyltransferase 3A, mitochondrial isoform X1 encodes MAALMRSVSGWGAVRFLGPGLLPGPARRSVRALRRRPLQILYPQSEGGPRLKGSERRPAPQQERLPAADGHSGPAAVPKGQPAGPLRPASLDGLSYEKAFPGDKRLAKVVTIVKSKKFRDQHRKILLEGRRLITDALGAGALLQTLFFSTVESLKELPLEKLKHVKLIKVKFEEIKMWSDLVTPQGAMALLFLTGIFVRPEHSQMKYPAAQQENAIPLFLICDNIRDPGNLGTILRSAVAAGCSKVLLTKGCVDVWEPKVLRAGMGAHFRIPVISNLEWEVVPNYLTNSTRVHVADHSYLGAENHTAPPESLATSEQSGAPSRTNVRRMEYGESNSEDGEREFPLSLPAVGAQCHYHDWAQEQTAIVIGGETHGLSLEALLLVEKTRGKRLYIPMVPDVDSLNSAMAASVLLFEGRRQLLFKEANADRTKRT; translated from the exons ATGGCGGCGCTCATGAGAAGCGTGAGCGGGTGGGGCGCTGTCCGATTCCTCGGGCCGGGGCTCCTGCCGGGTCCGGCCAGACGATCCGTCCGAGCGCTGAGGAGGCGGCCTCTCCAGATACTGTATCCCCAGAGTGAGGGAGGGCCTCGGCTTAAAGGGAGCGAACGCCGCCCGGCTCCCCAGCAGGAACGGTTGCCGGCGGCGGACGGCCACAGCGGACCGGCTGCCGTCCCGAAAGGTCAGCCGGCGGGGCCCCTCCGCCCGGCTTCGTTGGACGGACTCTCCTACGAGAAGGCGTTTCCCGGGGACAAGCGGCTCGC GAAAGTTGTGACCATTGTCAAGTCCAAGAAATTCCGTGACCAGCACAGGAAGATCCTGCTGGAGGGCCGGCGGTTGATAACCGATGCCTTGGGAGCTGGAGCGTTGCTGCAGACTCTCTTTTTCAGTACTGTCGAGAGCCTGAAGGAATTGCCTCTGGAGAAACTGAAACATGTCAAGTTAATCAAAGTGAAGTTCGAAGAGATCAAGATGTGGTCTGATCTTGTAACTCCCCAGGGAGCAATGG CCTTACTGTTTTTGACAGGGATTTTTGTAAGACCAGAACACTCCCAGATGAAATATCCAGCTGCTCAGCAGGAGAACGCCATTCCCCTGTTCCTCATCTGTGACAACATCCGAGACCCTGGAAACTTGGGGACGATATTGAGATCGGCAGTGGCTGCTGGATGCAGCAAAGTACTGTTGACAAAAG gctgcGTGGACGTCTGGGAACCCAAAGTGCTTCGGGCTGGCATGGGCGCTCACTTCCGCATCCCTGTTATTTCAAATCTAGAATGGGAAGTAGTCCCTAACTACCTGACCAACAGCACCCGTGTTCACGTGGCAGACCATTCCTACCTGGGTGCTGAAAACCACACGGCGCCTCCTGAATCTCTCGCAACCAGCGAACAGAGCGGGGCACCATCGCGCACAAACGTGAGACGGATGGAATACGGGGAGAGCAACAgtgaggacggagagagagaatttccactTTCGTTGCCTGCAGTGGGAGCTCAGTGTCACTACCACGACTGGGCACAGGAGCAAACCGCCATTGTGATTGGCGGCGAGACGCACGGGCTCAGCTTAGAAGCCCTCTTGCTAGTTGAGAAGACGAGAGGGAAACGACTGTATATCCCCATGGTTCCTGATGTGGACAGCCTCAATTCAGCCATGGCAGCGAGTGTTTTACTGTTCGAGGGAAGGAGACAGCTCTTGTTCAAAGAGGCGAATGCCGACCGGACTAAAAGGACCTAG
- the mrm3a gene encoding rRNA methyltransferase 3A, mitochondrial isoform X2 codes for MAALMRSVSGWGAVRFLGPGLLPGPARRSVRALRRRPLQILYPQSEGGPRLKGSERRPAPQQERLPAADGHSGPAAVPKGQPAGPLRPASLDGLSYEKAFPGDKRLAKVVTIVKSKKFRDQHRKILLEGRRLITDALGAGALLQTLFFSTVESLKELPLEKLKHVKLIKVKFEEIKMWSDLVTPQGAMGIFVRPEHSQMKYPAAQQENAIPLFLICDNIRDPGNLGTILRSAVAAGCSKVLLTKGCVDVWEPKVLRAGMGAHFRIPVISNLEWEVVPNYLTNSTRVHVADHSYLGAENHTAPPESLATSEQSGAPSRTNVRRMEYGESNSEDGEREFPLSLPAVGAQCHYHDWAQEQTAIVIGGETHGLSLEALLLVEKTRGKRLYIPMVPDVDSLNSAMAASVLLFEGRRQLLFKEANADRTKRT; via the exons ATGGCGGCGCTCATGAGAAGCGTGAGCGGGTGGGGCGCTGTCCGATTCCTCGGGCCGGGGCTCCTGCCGGGTCCGGCCAGACGATCCGTCCGAGCGCTGAGGAGGCGGCCTCTCCAGATACTGTATCCCCAGAGTGAGGGAGGGCCTCGGCTTAAAGGGAGCGAACGCCGCCCGGCTCCCCAGCAGGAACGGTTGCCGGCGGCGGACGGCCACAGCGGACCGGCTGCCGTCCCGAAAGGTCAGCCGGCGGGGCCCCTCCGCCCGGCTTCGTTGGACGGACTCTCCTACGAGAAGGCGTTTCCCGGGGACAAGCGGCTCGC GAAAGTTGTGACCATTGTCAAGTCCAAGAAATTCCGTGACCAGCACAGGAAGATCCTGCTGGAGGGCCGGCGGTTGATAACCGATGCCTTGGGAGCTGGAGCGTTGCTGCAGACTCTCTTTTTCAGTACTGTCGAGAGCCTGAAGGAATTGCCTCTGGAGAAACTGAAACATGTCAAGTTAATCAAAGTGAAGTTCGAAGAGATCAAGATGTGGTCTGATCTTGTAACTCCCCAGGGAGCAATGG GGATTTTTGTAAGACCAGAACACTCCCAGATGAAATATCCAGCTGCTCAGCAGGAGAACGCCATTCCCCTGTTCCTCATCTGTGACAACATCCGAGACCCTGGAAACTTGGGGACGATATTGAGATCGGCAGTGGCTGCTGGATGCAGCAAAGTACTGTTGACAAAAG gctgcGTGGACGTCTGGGAACCCAAAGTGCTTCGGGCTGGCATGGGCGCTCACTTCCGCATCCCTGTTATTTCAAATCTAGAATGGGAAGTAGTCCCTAACTACCTGACCAACAGCACCCGTGTTCACGTGGCAGACCATTCCTACCTGGGTGCTGAAAACCACACGGCGCCTCCTGAATCTCTCGCAACCAGCGAACAGAGCGGGGCACCATCGCGCACAAACGTGAGACGGATGGAATACGGGGAGAGCAACAgtgaggacggagagagagaatttccactTTCGTTGCCTGCAGTGGGAGCTCAGTGTCACTACCACGACTGGGCACAGGAGCAAACCGCCATTGTGATTGGCGGCGAGACGCACGGGCTCAGCTTAGAAGCCCTCTTGCTAGTTGAGAAGACGAGAGGGAAACGACTGTATATCCCCATGGTTCCTGATGTGGACAGCCTCAATTCAGCCATGGCAGCGAGTGTTTTACTGTTCGAGGGAAGGAGACAGCTCTTGTTCAAAGAGGCGAATGCCGACCGGACTAAAAGGACCTAG